From a region of the Micropterus dolomieu isolate WLL.071019.BEF.003 ecotype Adirondacks linkage group LG21, ASM2129224v1, whole genome shotgun sequence genome:
- the LOC123960304 gene encoding synphilin-1, which produces MEAPEYLDLDEIDFSDDSVYSVTSLKSIPELSRRSDGQAEDRPAPAINWSRGVSSHSGGGIKPTGLAEVHSKFRPVKRVSPLKHQPETIDSDSDGKVQGLGEPGEGSKDDPSSDKPTYASTSSDVPGGKAKAPSSSVVGGNNPQALFGELEHYDLDMDEILDVPYIKSSQQMSTLPRVPHDKRSVTGSNLGGGTLERSRGGGLKSSALAHNEPLSLGSSSSQTQYCVLSPVKWSDLRKSKSMDPDLHHLHRSPAGGGYQSELLSTGLLSCSSSLSSFSDADKLLSARVYPDSQRPGVEPPAGPALMFPMAGCSGGRQDASKPWPPGPGGGGGGSGGPRGFGGGGGAGGEVDEEAKKNQNIINIVREGQISLLPHLAADNLELIRDEDANNLLHISASQGHADCLQHLTSLMGEDGLNERNNQQLTPAGLGVKNGHLECVRWMVSETEAIAELSCTREHPSLIHYAARYGQEKVLLWLLQFMQEQAISLDEVDQNGNTAVHVAAQYGHLTCIQTLVEYGSNVTVQNQQGERPSQSAERQGHTTCARYLVVVETCMSLASQVVKLTKQLNEQATERMALQKQMQRLMDPNKAEGTPSRSPSSHQPSVEAWPEMMLTAEGTPGDGQWLVRQGGVGPDSVLWQLLGKDTSDPLCSRERLPPAGSLSREGPGAPGARRIGLVERRELKLARLKQIMQRSLSESDSDGYPPEEGKNQVAPPSNTLRPDRPSHLPIAEEEPVSNHLNLMMRKHLPTSSSSTAEKKLAFSLSGSKSADSVGYNPSPTSSDPEAADSKTADASVDVHDAANGQKVATSPKSALKSPSSRRKTSQNLKLRVTFDEQVHKSSNQEAEQIKVHHGKERTPTGSSESKRPFGAFRSIMETLSGNTNHNNNSGGQSGSAAKSSTCQNSPGRKSESKGSPGGGAKGKSKTSNV; this is translated from the exons ATGGAGGCTCCTGAATACCTGGACCTGGATGAGATCGACTTCTCTGATGATTCAGTG TACTCTGTCACGTCTCTGAAGAGCATCCCAGAGTTGTCCAGGAGGAGTGATGGCCAGGCCGAGGATAGGCCAG CTCCAGCCATCAACTGGAGTCGTGGCGTTTCCTCCCACAGCGGCGGGGGAATCAAACCTACAGGGCTCGCTGAGGTCCACAGTAAGTTCCGGCCGGTGAAGAGGGTCTCCCCTCTCAAACACCAACCAGAGACCATCGACTCTGACTCTGATGGTAAAGTCCAGGGGCTGGGTGAGCCAGGGGAGGGCAGTAAGGATGACCCCAGCTCTGACAAGCCGACCTATGCCTCCACCTCCTCCGACGTCCCGGGAGGGAAGGCGAAGGCCCCGAGCAGCAGTGTTGTTGGAGGGAACAACCCCCAGGCTCTGTTCGGGGAGCTGGAGCACTACGATCTGGACATGGACGAGATCCTGGATGTACCTTATATCAAGTCCAGTCAGCAAATGTCCACGCTCCCTCGTGTCCCCCACGACAAGCGCTCTGTGACGGGGAGCAACCTTGGCGGAGGCACCCTGGAGAGGAGCCGAGGAGGAGGACTGAAGAGCTCTGCTTTAGCCCACAATGAGCCTCTGAGCCTGGGCAGCAGCAGCTCACAGACTCAG TATTGTGTTCTGTCTCCGGTGAAGTGGTCAGACCTGAGGAAGTCCAAGTCGATGGATCCAGACCTCCATCACCTACACCGCTCCCCAGCTGGAGGAGGCTACCAGTCGGAGTTGCTCTCCACCGGACTCCTGAGCTGCTCCTCCtcactctcttctttctctgatGCTG ACAAGTTGTTGTCTGCGCGGGTCTACCCAGATTCCCAGAGGCCGGGCGTGGAGCCACCAGCCGGCCCGGCGCTGATGTTCCCCATGGCCGGGTGCAGCGGGGGCAGGCAGGACGCCTCCAAGCCCTGGCCTCctggaccaggaggaggaggtggagggagcGGTGGGCCAAGGGGgtttggaggaggtggaggagcaggaggggaGGTAGACGAAGAGGCCAAGAAGAACCAGAACATCATCAACATCGTCAGAGAGGGACAGATCTCTTTGCTG CCTCACCTGGCAGCAGATAACCTGGAGCTGATCAGAGATGAGGATGCAAATAACCTGCTGCACATCTCGGCCTCTCAGGGTCATGCTGACTGTCTGCAGCATCTCACCTCTCTGATGGGAGAAGACGGCCTCAATGAGCGCAACAACCAGCAGCTCACCCCTGCTGGTCTGGGAGtcaag aaCGGTCACCTGGAGTGTGTGAGGTGGATGGTGAGTGAGACAGAGGCCATCGCAGAGCTGAGCTGTACCAGAGAGCATCCCAGTCTAATCCACTACGCTGCCCGCTATGGACAG GAGAAGGTCTTGTTGTGGCTGCTTCAGTTCATGCAGGAACAGGCAATCTCTCTGGACGAAGTCGACCAGAACGGAAACACTGCCGTCCACGTAGCAGCTCAGTACGGACACCTCACCTGTATACAG ACTCTGGTGGAGTACGGCTCCAACGTGACGGTCCAGAACCAGCAGGGGGAGCGGCCTTCCCAGAGTGCAGAGCGGCAGGGACACACCACCTGCGCTCGATACCTGGTCGTCGTGGAAACCTGCATGTCATTGGCTTCGCAGGTTGTTAAACTCACCAAACAGCTCAATGA ACAGGCAACAGAGAGGATGGCTCTACAGAAACAAATGCAAAGACTGATGGACCCCAACAAGGCAGAGGGGACACCCTCCAGATCACCCAG CTCCCATCAGCCCTCAGTGGAGGCGTGGCCAGAGATGATGTTGACAGCAGAGGGGACTCCAGGTGACGGTCAGTGGTTGGTTCGTCAGGGAGGGGTGGGTCCAGACTCAGTGCTGTGGCAGCTGCTGGGGAAGGACACATCAGACCCACTGTGTTCCAGGGAAAGGCTGCCTCCTGCAGGTAGCCTAAGCAGAGAGGGCCCCGGGGCCCCTGGGGCCCGTAGGATAGGGCTGGTGGAGAGGAGAGAGCTCAAACTAGCGAGACTCAAACAGATCATGCAGCGCTCTCTTAGTGAATCAGATTCAGACGGTTATCCACCAGAGGAAGGTAAAAACCAAGTAGCCCCGCCCTCAAACACATTGCGACCTGATAGGCCGTCCCACCTGCCAATCGCAGAGGAGGAGCCAGTGTCAAACCACCTTAACCTGATGATGAGGAAGCAcctccccacctcctcctcttccacagCTGAGAAGAAGCTAGCGTTTTCTCTTAGCGGGTCAAAGTCAGCGGACAGCGTTGGTTACAACCCCTCCCCCACCTCCAGCGACCCCGAGGCCGCAGACAGTAAAACAGCAGACGCTTCCGTCGACGTCCACGACGCCGCCAACGGCCAGAAAGTTGCCACTAGTCCTAAGAGCGCCCTAAAGTCACCCTCGTCTCGCAGGAAGACGTCTCAGAACCTCAAACTGAGGGTCACCTTCGACGAGCAGGTCCACAAGAGCTCTAATCAGGAGGCAGAGCAGATCAAGGTGCATCATGGGAAGGAGAGGACTCCAACAGGAAGTTCTGAAAGCAAGCGGCCGTTTGGGGCGTTCCGCTCCATCATGGAGACACTGAGCGGAAACacaaaccacaacaacaacagtggtgGTCAGTCAGGCTCTGCTGCTAAATCGTCCACCTGTCAGAACTCACCTGGCAGGAAGTCAGAGAGTAAAGGCAGCCCGGGAGGAGGGGCCAAGGGCAAGAGCAAAACCAGTAACGTTTAA